In the Sus scrofa isolate TJ Tabasco breed Duroc chromosome 6, Sscrofa11.1, whole genome shotgun sequence genome, one interval contains:
- the TMEM201 gene encoding transmembrane protein 201 isoform X2, with translation MEGVSALLARCPTAGLAGGLGVTACAAAGVLLYRIARRMKPTHSVVNCWFCSQDTVVPYGNRNCWDCPHCEQYNGFQENGDYNKPIPAQYLEHLNHVVSGTPGPRAPAQPPQWVSSQVLLCRRCSHHQTTKIKQLAAFSPRDEGRYDEEIEVYRHHLEQMYKLCRPCQAAVEHYIKHQNRQLRALLLSHQFKRREADQTHSQSFCSSAVKAPVQVIALRALAFLACAFLLTTALYGTSSPFAPGAPLPPALPPGSNGSATSDNGTAPGAEGWRQLLGLLPEHTAEKLREAWAFGQGHQLGVVALGLLTCLLAMLLAGRIRLRRIDAFSTGLWALLLGLHLAEQHLQAASPSWLDTLKFSTTSLCCLVGFTAAVATRKATGPRRFRPRRCFPGDSAGLFPTGPSLAIPYPSIAGSSPSLFVPTPPGFLPLANQQLFRSPRRASPSSLPGRLSRALSLGTIPSLTRAGYFSLLSGSCPSSPVPSPAPSVAGSVASSSGSLRHRRPLISPARLNLEGRKLLLFPSPSGEAPSMPSSPDEHSHPNGSLCTVEPPQVPQKQPARDTKHTLDMKSVPERDSTCSSGSIKKEDDSSQSSSCVVDTTTRGCAEEATAWRGRFGPSVVRGLLAVSLAANALFTSAYLYQSLR, from the exons ATGGAGGGAGTGAGCGCGCTGCTGGCCCGCTGCCCCACGGCCGGCCTGGCCGGCGGCCTGGGGGTCACGGCGTGCGCCGCCGCCGGCGTGCTGCTCTACCGGATCGCGCGGAG GATGAAGCCGACACACAGCGTCGTCAACTGCTGGTTCTGCAGCCAGGACACGGTGGTGCCCTACGGGAACCGCAACTGCTGGGACTGCCCCCACTGCGAGCAGTACAATGGCTTCCAGGAG AACGGTGACTACAACAAGCCGATCCCCGCTCAGTACCTGGAGCACCTGAACCACGTGGTGAGCGGCACACCCGGCCCCCGCGCCCCCGCGCAGCCCCCACAGTGGGTGAGCAGCCAGGTGCTGCTGTGCCGGAGGTGCAGCCACCACCAGACCACCAAGATCAAGCAGCTGGCTGCCTTCTCGCCGCGCGATGAG GGCAGGTACGACGAGGAGATCGAGGTGTACCGGCACCACCTGGAGCAGATGTACAAGCTGTGCCGGCCATGCCAGGCGGCCGTCGAGCACTACATCAAGCACCAGAACCGCCAGCTGCGCGCCCTGCTGCTCAGCCACCAGTTCAAGCGCCGGGAGGCCGACCAGACCCACTCGCAG AGCTTCTGCTCGTCTGCAGTGAAGGCCCCGGTCCAGGTCATCGCGCTCCGTGCCCTCGCCTTCCTGGCCTGCGCCTTCCTGCTGACCACCGCGCTGTACGGCACCAGTAGCCCCTTCGCCCCCGgggcccccctgcccccggccctgcCACCTGGCAGCAACGGCTCAGCTACGTCCGACAATGGCACGGCCCCTGGGGCAGAGGGCTGGCGGCAGCTGCTGGGCCTGCTGCCTGAGCACACGGCAGAGAAGCTGCGCGAGGCCTGGGCCTTCGGGCAGGGCCACCAGCTGGGCGTCGTGGCGTTGGGCCTGCTCACCTGCCTGCTGGCCATGCTGCTGGCCGGCCGCATCAG GCTCCGGAGGATCGACGCCTTCTCCACTGGCCTGTGGGCCCTGCTGCTGGGGCTGCACCTGGCCGAGCAGCACCTGCAGGCTGCCTCGCCCAGCTGGCTGGACACGCTCAAGTTCAGCACCACGTCCCTGTGCTGCCTGGTGGGCTTCACAGCAGCCGTGGCCACGAGGAAGGCGACAGGCCCACGGAGGTTCCGGCCCCGAAG GTGCTTCCCGGGTGACTCTGCGGGCCTCTTCCCCACCGGCCCCAGCCTGGCCATTCCGTACCCGAGCATCGCAGGCTCTTCACCATCTCTGTTCGTCCCCACCCCGCCCGGCTTCCTGCCCCTCGCCAACCAGCAGCTGTTCCGGTCCCCCCGACGGGCCTCACCCTCCTCGCTGCCCGGCCGCCTCAGCCGGGCCCTCTCGCTGGGCACCATCCCCTCTCTGACACGAGCAG GTTACTTCTCTCTGCTCTCCGGgagctgcccctcctccccagtcCCTTCCCCGGCGCCCTCTGTGGCTGGCTCTGTGGCCTCCAGCTCCGGCTCCCTGCGCCACCGCAGGCCTCTCATCAGCCCTGCCCGGCTCAACTTGGAGGGGAGGAAGCTGCTGCTGTTCCCGTCTCCCTCTGGGGAGGCCCCCAGCATGCCCAGCAGCCCAGATGAGCACTCGCATCCCAACGGCAGCCTCTGCACTGTCGAGCCACCCCAGGTGCCCCAGAAGCAGCCAGCGCGGGACACGAAGCACACTCTGG ACATGAAGTCGGTGCCGGAAAGAGACAGCACCTGCAGCAGTGGTTCCATCAAGAAAGAGGACGACTCGTCCCAGTCATCCTCCTGCGTGGTGGACACCACCACCAGAGGCTGCGCGGAGGAGGCCACCGCCTGGCGAG GTCGTTTTGGCCCCTCCGTGGTCCGAGGCCTCCTGGCCGTGAGCCTGGCCGCCAACGCCCTCTTCACCTCGGCCTACCTGTACCAGAGCCTGCGCTGA
- the TMEM201 gene encoding transmembrane protein 201 isoform X1, whose translation MEGVSALLARCPTAGLAGGLGVTACAAAGVLLYRIARRMKPTHSVVNCWFCSQDTVVPYGNRNCWDCPHCEQYNGFQENGDYNKPIPAQYLEHLNHVVSGTPGPRAPAQPPQWVSSQVLLCRRCSHHQTTKIKQLAAFSPRDEGRYDEEIEVYRHHLEQMYKLCRPCQAAVEHYIKHQNRQLRALLLSHQFKRREADQTHSQSFCSSAVKAPVQVIALRALAFLACAFLLTTALYGTSSPFAPGAPLPPALPPGSNGSATSDNGTAPGAEGWRQLLGLLPEHTAEKLREAWAFGQGHQLGVVALGLLTCLLAMLLAGRIRLRRIDAFSTGLWALLLGLHLAEQHLQAASPSWLDTLKFSTTSLCCLVGFTAAVATRKATGPRRFRPRRCFPGDSAGLFPTGPSLAIPYPSIAGSSPSLFVPTPPGFLPLANQQLFRSPRRASPSSLPGRLSRALSLGTIPSLTRADSGYLFSGSRPPSQVSRSGEVPVSGYFSLLSGSCPSSPVPSPAPSVAGSVASSSGSLRHRRPLISPARLNLEGRKLLLFPSPSGEAPSMPSSPDEHSHPNGSLCTVEPPQVPQKQPARDTKHTLDMKSVPERDSTCSSGSIKKEDDSSQSSSCVVDTTTRGCAEEATAWRGRFGPSVVRGLLAVSLAANALFTSAYLYQSLR comes from the exons ATGGAGGGAGTGAGCGCGCTGCTGGCCCGCTGCCCCACGGCCGGCCTGGCCGGCGGCCTGGGGGTCACGGCGTGCGCCGCCGCCGGCGTGCTGCTCTACCGGATCGCGCGGAG GATGAAGCCGACACACAGCGTCGTCAACTGCTGGTTCTGCAGCCAGGACACGGTGGTGCCCTACGGGAACCGCAACTGCTGGGACTGCCCCCACTGCGAGCAGTACAATGGCTTCCAGGAG AACGGTGACTACAACAAGCCGATCCCCGCTCAGTACCTGGAGCACCTGAACCACGTGGTGAGCGGCACACCCGGCCCCCGCGCCCCCGCGCAGCCCCCACAGTGGGTGAGCAGCCAGGTGCTGCTGTGCCGGAGGTGCAGCCACCACCAGACCACCAAGATCAAGCAGCTGGCTGCCTTCTCGCCGCGCGATGAG GGCAGGTACGACGAGGAGATCGAGGTGTACCGGCACCACCTGGAGCAGATGTACAAGCTGTGCCGGCCATGCCAGGCGGCCGTCGAGCACTACATCAAGCACCAGAACCGCCAGCTGCGCGCCCTGCTGCTCAGCCACCAGTTCAAGCGCCGGGAGGCCGACCAGACCCACTCGCAG AGCTTCTGCTCGTCTGCAGTGAAGGCCCCGGTCCAGGTCATCGCGCTCCGTGCCCTCGCCTTCCTGGCCTGCGCCTTCCTGCTGACCACCGCGCTGTACGGCACCAGTAGCCCCTTCGCCCCCGgggcccccctgcccccggccctgcCACCTGGCAGCAACGGCTCAGCTACGTCCGACAATGGCACGGCCCCTGGGGCAGAGGGCTGGCGGCAGCTGCTGGGCCTGCTGCCTGAGCACACGGCAGAGAAGCTGCGCGAGGCCTGGGCCTTCGGGCAGGGCCACCAGCTGGGCGTCGTGGCGTTGGGCCTGCTCACCTGCCTGCTGGCCATGCTGCTGGCCGGCCGCATCAG GCTCCGGAGGATCGACGCCTTCTCCACTGGCCTGTGGGCCCTGCTGCTGGGGCTGCACCTGGCCGAGCAGCACCTGCAGGCTGCCTCGCCCAGCTGGCTGGACACGCTCAAGTTCAGCACCACGTCCCTGTGCTGCCTGGTGGGCTTCACAGCAGCCGTGGCCACGAGGAAGGCGACAGGCCCACGGAGGTTCCGGCCCCGAAG GTGCTTCCCGGGTGACTCTGCGGGCCTCTTCCCCACCGGCCCCAGCCTGGCCATTCCGTACCCGAGCATCGCAGGCTCTTCACCATCTCTGTTCGTCCCCACCCCGCCCGGCTTCCTGCCCCTCGCCAACCAGCAGCTGTTCCGGTCCCCCCGACGGGCCTCACCCTCCTCGCTGCCCGGCCGCCTCAGCCGGGCCCTCTCGCTGGGCACCATCCCCTCTCTGACACGAGCAG ACTCCGGGTATCTGTTCAGCGGGAGCCGCCCACCGTCTCAGGTGTCCCGATCTGGGGAGGTTCCGGTTTCAG GTTACTTCTCTCTGCTCTCCGGgagctgcccctcctccccagtcCCTTCCCCGGCGCCCTCTGTGGCTGGCTCTGTGGCCTCCAGCTCCGGCTCCCTGCGCCACCGCAGGCCTCTCATCAGCCCTGCCCGGCTCAACTTGGAGGGGAGGAAGCTGCTGCTGTTCCCGTCTCCCTCTGGGGAGGCCCCCAGCATGCCCAGCAGCCCAGATGAGCACTCGCATCCCAACGGCAGCCTCTGCACTGTCGAGCCACCCCAGGTGCCCCAGAAGCAGCCAGCGCGGGACACGAAGCACACTCTGG ACATGAAGTCGGTGCCGGAAAGAGACAGCACCTGCAGCAGTGGTTCCATCAAGAAAGAGGACGACTCGTCCCAGTCATCCTCCTGCGTGGTGGACACCACCACCAGAGGCTGCGCGGAGGAGGCCACCGCCTGGCGAG GTCGTTTTGGCCCCTCCGTGGTCCGAGGCCTCCTGGCCGTGAGCCTGGCCGCCAACGCCCTCTTCACCTCGGCCTACCTGTACCAGAGCCTGCGCTGA